One Actinomycetospora corticicola genomic window, GCCGTAGACGATCCGCACGGCGGTGACCGTGCCGAGGCGGCCCTCCGCCACGAGGTCCGCGATCGTCCGGTGCGCCGGGTGGAAACGCTGGTCGAACGCGGTGGCCACGAGTCCGTCGCCCGCGGCCTCGACCATCACGCGCGCGTCGGCGACGGTGTGCGCCATCGGCTTCTCGCACAGCACCGGCACGCCCGCCGCGGCGACCGCGCGGACCACGGGCAGGTGCGCGTGGTTCGGGGTCGCCACGTAGACCGCGTCCGGGCCCTTGCCGAGCAGCACGTCGAGGTCGTCGGTGGCCGCGACCCCGTCGGGCAGGCCGCCGAGCGCGGCCGGGTCCCGGTCGCAGACCGCCACGAGGTGGGCGTCGGGGTCGGCAGCGATGGCGGGGAGCACGTGGTCGCGGGCCACCCAGCCCAGCCCGACCACGCCCCACCCGGTGCTCACCAGCGCCCCGGCAGGTCGACCAGCACCCGGCGGCGCACGGCCTCGTCGTGCTCGATGTGCGCGGGCAATCGCTCCGGCAGGTAGGTCGCGGCGCGCCCGCCGTACTCGTCGCCCCAGCGCGGGTTCGGCCACTCCCGCACCCCGTCGCGGTAGAGCGGGTTGGGGTGCAGCCGCGCGCCCGGCGCGGGGCGCAGCAGGCTCTCCCGCGGGGGCGCGCCGGCCCGGTCGAGCGCGAGCGCCACGGCCTCGGTCGCGTCGAGGTCCGTCCCGACGGCGGGTCGCGCGGGTCGGGGTGCCAGCGCGGCGGCCGTCAGCTCCTCCTCGGTGTACGTCGCGGCGCCCGGGAGCATCGCCGCCCACTCCGCGGGACGGCGTGGGTGCCCGGCGGCCCCGAGCGGGTGCCCGGCGTTGTGGCAGTGCGCCGCCAGCACGGCGCCGCCCGGTCCGGCGAGCTCGGCGGCCCGCTGCAGCACGTCGGCGGGGTCCGGCAGGAAGTACAGGGTGTCGTGACAGGAGACCCAGGCGTCACCGTCGGCCTCCAGGGGCCACGGCGAGCGGAGGTCCGCGCAGACGAGGCGCACGTCCGCGTCGGTCGGGAGCACGAACCGGCGGGCC contains:
- a CDS encoding methyltransferase domain-containing protein, with product MTLRDPVSRRPLTPDTLHSLTDGARRWPVLDGIPFLRTGRATVVERVLAALDDGRVADAAAVLLADSDDWWDEAPPPPERLAAVYESAADPATTLRDAAAALGLGRVGDYFLHRDHDPSGLAVTALVATHPPAGRPVVDLACGAGHLLRRLVAEPGECAGATGIDIVFAKLWLARRFVLPTDADVRLVCADLRSPWPLEADGDAWVSCHDTLYFLPDPADVLQRAAELAGPGGAVLAAHCHNAGHPLGAAGHPRRPAEWAAMLPGAATYTEEELTAAALAPRPARPAVGTDLDATEAVALALDRAGAPPRESLLRPAPGARLHPNPLYRDGVREWPNPRWGDEYGGRAATYLPERLPAHIEHDEAVRRRVLVDLPGRW